One Desulfatiglans anilini DSM 4660 DNA window includes the following coding sequences:
- a CDS encoding YkgJ family cysteine cluster protein — translation MKAFECRLCGTCCYGKGGIVVKDEEARRIAEFLRLSEAAFRDRYCETLHGRTYLKCGDDGYCIFFDREKMCLIHPVKPARCALWPFFPANVKDPQAWELAKDACPGICRECTHEEFVAQARIEAPQAFTEPLVEPLEPKR, via the coding sequence ATGAAGGCATTCGAATGCCGCCTGTGCGGCACCTGCTGCTATGGCAAAGGCGGCATCGTGGTGAAGGATGAAGAAGCCCGCCGTATCGCAGAGTTCCTGAGGCTCTCCGAGGCGGCGTTTCGAGACCGGTACTGTGAGACCCTGCATGGCCGAACCTACCTCAAGTGCGGAGACGACGGCTATTGCATCTTTTTCGACCGCGAAAAGATGTGCCTCATCCACCCGGTCAAACCGGCCCGCTGCGCCCTCTGGCCGTTTTTCCCGGCCAACGTGAAGGACCCCCAGGCCTGGGAGCTCGCCAAAGACGCCTGCCCGGGGATCTGCCGCGAGTGCACCCATGAAGAGTTTGTCGCCCAGGCCCGCATCGAGGCCCCACAGGCCTTTACCGAGCCCCTCGTCGAGCCGCTCGAGCCCAAGCGATGA
- a CDS encoding DEAD/DEAH box helicase: protein MSLSLIIEYVKQHPDFRDAFVHHRYLPAQEAVYGEAPPLPPELAAVPERLGITRLYCHQSEALRLLDEGRSVVVATPTASGKTLVYTLAVLKSLLDDPESRHLYLSPLKALARDQIKQLAPWFGGALGSSVRAEVYDGDTSAYARKKTRSAPPEVLLTNPDMLHRGILAYHESWKELFSRLRYVILDEVHAYRGIFGSHVNQIIRRLKRVSLSYGASPRFILLSATVHNPAEFSRDLIGEDVAVVEAAGAPRAGQHVVLLNPLAESPSFLSAKLFAECIRRGRRTIAFTQARVLTELMHVWVTQLCPELKDRVSSYRAGFMPEERRVIERQLARGKLLGVISTSALEMGIDIGNLDVCILVGYPGTMINTWQRGGRVGRAGRESLIVLFAKPDALDQYFMKHPEAFFERSFEAAVLDPDNTYVVEKHLPCAAAELPVTLEDRAYWGEGLPLRLDKLEQAGELVRSADDPPTWFPGRRTPHLQVDIRSAGEPFTIFDAATGEAVGTIDGIRAFKECHPGAVYLHRASQYLVDDLILSKRDIVAHREQLKYYTRARSEKETEILRIQRSKPAGQFIVRQGELKVTEVVTGFEKRAMPGQTLMGVYPLELPPTTFETVGFWIEIDAVIKDFVERKGLHFMGGIHAIEHASIGMFPLFALCDRNDVGGICYPHHPQVGKSAVFIYDGHPGGVGLAQRGFDMVMPLLEKTYEHVRDCGCEEGCPSCIHSPKCGSGNKPLDKAAALLILEGLIGRIPLSDMAVPEAEESPAPAAAAEPALSPEPRRGPRILYFDLETRKTAQEVGGWRNTHLMRVAVAVLFDAALDRFAAYREEELDALIAHLQEAELIVGFNILRFDYAVLGAYTNIDLRALPTFDILEDLHRRIGFRLGLGHLASETLESGKTADGLQAVEWFRQGEWNKLTEYCQNDVAVTRDLFQFGLDHGHLVYREKREQRRVRLPVDWRLEDLLKRTPGDPRKE, encoded by the coding sequence TTGAGCCTTTCCCTCATCATCGAGTATGTAAAGCAGCACCCGGATTTCAGGGACGCCTTCGTTCATCACCGGTATCTTCCTGCCCAGGAGGCGGTTTACGGAGAGGCTCCCCCGCTTCCGCCGGAGCTGGCCGCGGTGCCGGAGCGCCTGGGGATCACGCGGCTCTACTGCCACCAGTCCGAGGCCTTGCGCCTTCTCGATGAGGGAAGGAGCGTTGTCGTCGCCACCCCTACGGCGAGCGGCAAAACCTTGGTCTACACCCTCGCGGTGCTCAAAAGCCTCCTTGATGATCCGGAATCCCGTCATCTATACCTCTCCCCGTTGAAGGCCCTCGCACGCGATCAGATCAAACAGCTCGCCCCCTGGTTCGGGGGCGCCCTCGGCTCGTCCGTCCGCGCAGAGGTCTATGACGGGGACACCAGCGCCTACGCACGCAAGAAGACCCGGTCCGCGCCCCCGGAGGTGCTTCTCACGAACCCGGACATGCTCCACCGGGGGATCCTGGCCTACCACGAGTCCTGGAAGGAGCTTTTCAGCCGCCTCCGCTACGTGATCCTCGACGAGGTCCACGCCTATCGCGGCATATTCGGGTCCCATGTGAACCAGATCATCCGTCGCCTGAAGCGGGTGAGCCTGAGTTACGGCGCAAGCCCGCGCTTCATCCTGCTTTCGGCGACGGTGCACAACCCTGCGGAGTTCAGCCGAGACCTCATCGGAGAGGACGTGGCGGTGGTGGAGGCCGCGGGCGCCCCACGGGCGGGGCAGCACGTCGTGCTTCTCAATCCGCTCGCCGAGAGTCCGAGCTTCCTCTCGGCAAAGCTCTTCGCCGAGTGCATCCGACGGGGCCGCCGCACCATCGCATTCACCCAGGCGCGGGTTCTGACGGAGCTCATGCACGTCTGGGTTACGCAGCTCTGCCCGGAGCTGAAGGACCGGGTGAGCAGCTACCGGGCCGGGTTCATGCCCGAAGAGCGGCGGGTGATCGAACGCCAGCTCGCACGCGGAAAGCTCCTCGGCGTGATTTCCACGAGCGCCCTCGAGATGGGGATCGACATCGGCAACCTCGACGTCTGCATCCTCGTCGGCTACCCCGGTACCATGATCAACACCTGGCAGCGCGGCGGCAGGGTGGGGCGGGCCGGCCGCGAGTCCCTGATCGTCCTCTTCGCCAAGCCCGACGCCCTCGACCAGTACTTCATGAAGCACCCGGAGGCCTTCTTCGAACGCTCCTTCGAGGCCGCGGTCCTCGACCCCGACAACACCTACGTGGTGGAGAAACACCTTCCCTGCGCCGCGGCCGAGCTCCCGGTCACGCTCGAAGACCGCGCCTACTGGGGCGAAGGCCTCCCCCTGCGCCTCGACAAACTGGAGCAGGCCGGGGAACTGGTGCGGAGCGCCGACGACCCGCCCACCTGGTTCCCGGGCCGGCGCACCCCGCACCTGCAGGTGGACATCCGCTCCGCGGGGGAGCCGTTCACCATCTTCGACGCAGCGACCGGCGAGGCCGTGGGGACCATCGACGGGATCCGCGCCTTCAAGGAGTGCCACCCCGGGGCGGTCTATCTCCACCGGGCCTCGCAGTACCTGGTGGACGACCTGATCCTCTCGAAGCGCGACATCGTGGCCCACCGGGAGCAGCTCAAGTATTACACCCGCGCCCGGAGTGAAAAGGAGACGGAGATTCTCCGCATCCAGCGGAGCAAGCCGGCCGGGCAGTTCATCGTCCGGCAGGGGGAATTGAAGGTGACCGAGGTCGTGACGGGCTTCGAGAAGCGCGCCATGCCCGGCCAGACCCTGATGGGTGTCTACCCCCTGGAACTGCCCCCCACGACCTTCGAGACCGTCGGCTTCTGGATCGAGATCGATGCGGTGATCAAGGATTTCGTGGAGCGGAAGGGGCTCCATTTTATGGGCGGGATCCACGCGATCGAGCATGCGTCGATCGGCATGTTTCCGCTCTTCGCCCTCTGCGACCGGAACGATGTCGGCGGCATCTGCTATCCCCACCACCCGCAGGTGGGGAAGAGCGCCGTCTTCATCTACGACGGCCATCCGGGCGGTGTGGGGCTGGCCCAGCGCGGTTTCGACATGGTCATGCCCCTCCTCGAGAAGACCTACGAGCACGTCCGGGACTGCGGCTGCGAGGAGGGTTGCCCGTCCTGCATCCATTCGCCGAAGTGCGGGAGCGGCAACAAGCCGCTCGACAAGGCGGCCGCGCTCCTGATCCTTGAAGGCCTCATCGGGCGCATCCCCCTGAGCGACATGGCCGTCCCGGAAGCGGAAGAGTCGCCCGCCCCCGCCGCGGCCGCCGAGCCCGCGCTTTCCCCGGAGCCGAGGCGCGGGCCCCGCATCCTCTACTTTGACCTCGAGACCCGGAAGACGGCCCAGGAGGTCGGCGGCTGGCGGAACACCCACCTCATGCGCGTCGCGGTGGCGGTGCTTTTCGACGCCGCCCTCGACCGGTTCGCCGCCTACCGGGAAGAAGAGTTGGACGCGCTCATCGCGCACCTCCAGGAGGCCGAGCTCATCGTCGGGTTCAACATCCTCCGCTTCGACTACGCCGTGCTCGGTGCCTACACGAACATCGACCTCAGGGCTCTGCCGACCTTCGACATCCTGGAAGACCTTCATCGCCGCATCGGGTTCCGCCTGGGCCTGGGCCATCTGGCGTCCGAAACGCTCGAATCCGGCAAGACCGCCGACGGTCTTCAGGCCGTGGAGTGGTTTCGCCAGGGCGAGTGGAACAAACTGACCGAATATTGTCAAAACGACGTGGCTGTGACCCGTGACCTCTTTCAATTCGGCCTCGATCACGGCCACCTGGTCTACCGCGAAAAGCGGGAGCAGCGCCGGGTGAGGCTGCCGGTGGACTGGCGTCTCGAGGATCTTCTGAAGCGAACCCCCGGCGACCCACGAAAGGAGTGA
- a CDS encoding ABC-F family ATP-binding cassette domain-containing protein, whose protein sequence is MSLVTVMNLSLTFLNRPLFEGVGFSVESGDRIGLVGPNGSGKSTLLRLITGEMAPDEGEIRIARGTLLGYLPQDVQESLSGSLLQAVIDSVPQRRQLRADVQEAEAALRDAGEPGEQARSAERLAELHGRIDHLEQTYPLHEAEKILIGLGFKQEEFSQPIASLSGGWKMRAALAGLLYQRPDLLLLDEPTNHLDIPSVHWLEQFLQSYSGAMVLVSHDREFLNRQVKRIMSFETEGMRVYSGDYDFYLKAREEEERALEAKARNQEQKVKEAQRFIERFQAKASKARQAQSKLKLVQKMEIVKTHKRTKTIHFTFPAPPQSGREVLRIEGLSKRFGPKTLYRDVNLRVMRGERIAVIGPNGCGKTTLLKMIAGELPPNEGGIALGHNVEMGYFAQHHSDTLDPRKSVLEEVYRVVPHETVSFVRNVCGAFLFSGSDVDKPIEVLSGGERARVALAKLLVKPGNLMVMDEPSNHLDITSSEKLIDALTGYQGTLLFVSHNQSFVNRLATKIWDVGPQGVEEYPGNLTEYYEHLERLEKAAQTSGSAAAAAPQNGAPATLQAPEPSNGRARPNRKDLKRERAERRRVISEKLRPIETDLARIETRITELEALQADAEKRLADPEVFKDKIEGVRLLTQYNQARRDLADLLERWEARQEELESAKAELGVLEEA, encoded by the coding sequence ATGAGCCTTGTTACAGTCATGAATCTCTCTTTGACGTTTCTCAATCGGCCCCTATTCGAAGGGGTCGGTTTTTCGGTGGAATCCGGGGACCGGATCGGCCTCGTGGGCCCGAACGGGTCCGGCAAATCCACCCTCCTCCGGCTCATCACCGGTGAGATGGCGCCCGATGAGGGTGAGATCCGCATCGCCAGGGGGACGCTGCTCGGATATCTTCCGCAGGACGTTCAGGAGAGCCTGTCGGGTTCATTGCTGCAGGCGGTGATCGACTCCGTACCTCAGCGCAGGCAGCTGCGGGCGGACGTCCAGGAGGCGGAGGCCGCCCTGCGCGATGCCGGTGAGCCCGGCGAACAAGCCCGGTCGGCCGAACGGTTGGCCGAACTCCACGGACGGATCGACCACCTCGAACAGACGTATCCCCTGCACGAGGCGGAGAAGATCCTGATCGGCCTCGGCTTCAAACAGGAGGAGTTTTCCCAGCCCATTGCGTCCCTCAGCGGCGGTTGGAAGATGCGAGCGGCGCTGGCAGGCCTTCTTTATCAGAGGCCGGACCTTCTCCTCCTCGACGAACCTACGAACCACCTGGACATCCCATCGGTCCACTGGCTGGAGCAATTCCTGCAATCCTACTCCGGCGCCATGGTTCTAGTGAGCCACGACCGGGAGTTCTTGAACCGGCAGGTCAAGCGCATCATGAGCTTCGAGACCGAGGGCATGCGCGTCTATTCAGGAGACTATGATTTTTACCTCAAGGCCCGCGAAGAGGAGGAGCGCGCCCTCGAGGCCAAGGCCCGTAACCAGGAGCAGAAGGTCAAGGAAGCCCAGCGGTTCATTGAGCGCTTCCAGGCAAAGGCCTCCAAGGCGCGCCAGGCCCAGAGCAAGCTGAAGCTCGTCCAAAAGATGGAGATCGTCAAGACGCACAAACGGACGAAGACCATCCACTTCACGTTCCCCGCCCCGCCGCAGAGCGGCAGGGAGGTCCTGCGGATCGAGGGGCTTTCGAAGCGCTTCGGCCCCAAGACCCTTTACCGGGACGTCAACCTCAGGGTGATGCGGGGCGAGCGCATCGCGGTCATCGGCCCGAACGGCTGCGGGAAGACCACGCTCCTCAAGATGATCGCCGGGGAACTTCCGCCCAACGAGGGCGGCATCGCCCTCGGCCACAATGTGGAGATGGGCTACTTCGCCCAGCACCACTCCGACACCCTGGACCCGCGCAAGTCCGTCCTGGAGGAGGTCTACAGGGTCGTGCCGCATGAAACCGTGTCGTTCGTCCGGAACGTCTGCGGCGCCTTTCTCTTTTCCGGCTCGGATGTGGACAAGCCGATCGAGGTCCTCTCGGGGGGCGAGCGGGCGCGGGTGGCCCTGGCGAAGCTCCTGGTCAAGCCCGGGAATCTGATGGTGATGGACGAGCCGAGCAACCACCTGGACATCACGTCGTCCGAGAAGCTGATCGACGCGTTGACCGGCTACCAGGGGACCCTCCTGTTCGTGTCGCACAACCAGTCCTTCGTGAACCGCCTGGCCACGAAGATCTGGGACGTGGGGCCGCAGGGTGTCGAGGAGTATCCGGGGAACCTGACGGAATATTACGAGCACCTGGAACGGCTCGAAAAAGCGGCGCAGACGTCGGGGTCGGCCGCTGCGGCGGCGCCTCAAAATGGAGCGCCTGCGACGCTTCAAGCCCCCGAACCCTCCAACGGGCGCGCCCGCCCGAATCGGAAGGATCTCAAACGTGAACGGGCCGAACGGCGTCGGGTGATCTCCGAAAAACTTCGCCCGATCGAAACAGACCTTGCCAGGATTGAAACCCGTATCACCGAGCTTGAAGCCCTCCAGGCGGATGCCGAAAAAAGGCTTGCGGATCCGGAGGTTTTCAAGGATAAGATTGAAGGGGTCAGGCTGCTGACCCAATACAACCAGGCCAGGAGGGACTTGGCCGATCTGCTTGAACGCTGGGAGGCGCGGCAGGAGGAGCTCGAGTCCGCGAAGGCCGAATTAGGAGTGCTGGAAGAGGCATGA
- a CDS encoding DUF2764 family protein, with protein MKYYFLVSYLPELHPDDRKLRVRIADLLDEMDHFSEEDRRQVELVLLAGDVLQIERLLSGKDVEVFPQLFGRGFWKEQIQSPKEVPEDFAEVLEMLRLEGPSPKNLDLLYEAYYAYAIERASGDFLPAYLRFERDLRNVMAAVRARRKGFAPSEHLVGEGDVVEALERSTAEDFGLGAEHPWIERLIAAKDPQEMQGIMERIIWEKLEEMTESRDFDFDVILAYLLKLQILEKGLALSEDQGMEIVKQLEEL; from the coding sequence ATGAAGTATTACTTTCTCGTTTCTTATCTTCCCGAACTCCACCCGGATGACAGGAAGCTGCGGGTCCGAATCGCCGATCTCCTGGACGAGATGGACCACTTCAGCGAGGAGGATCGGCGTCAGGTCGAGCTGGTCCTGCTGGCAGGCGACGTGCTGCAGATCGAACGGCTGCTCTCCGGCAAGGACGTGGAAGTATTCCCACAGCTCTTCGGTCGGGGGTTCTGGAAAGAGCAGATCCAATCCCCGAAGGAGGTCCCCGAGGATTTCGCCGAGGTCCTGGAAATGCTGCGCTTGGAAGGGCCTTCTCCAAAAAATCTCGATCTTTTATACGAAGCCTATTATGCGTATGCCATCGAGAGGGCATCCGGGGATTTTCTGCCTGCCTATCTGCGCTTCGAAAGGGATCTGCGCAATGTCATGGCGGCTGTTCGAGCCCGCAGAAAGGGGTTTGCACCCTCCGAGCACCTTGTCGGAGAAGGGGACGTGGTCGAAGCGCTCGAACGGAGCACGGCGGAGGATTTCGGGCTGGGTGCCGAGCACCCATGGATCGAGCGCCTGATCGCGGCTAAAGATCCGCAGGAGATGCAGGGGATCATGGAGCGGATCATCTGGGAAAAACTCGAGGAAATGACGGAGTCCCGGGATTTCGATTTCGACGTCATTCTCGCCTACCTATTGAAACTCCAGATCCTGGAAAAGGGCCTCGCTCTAAGCGAGGATCAGGGGATGGAGATCGTAAAGCAACTGGAGGAATTGTAA
- a CDS encoding V-type ATP synthase subunit A — MSFATGRVVAGYGNMIAASFDTSVRQNEVAYVISQDARLKSEVIRVREGVCYMQVFEDTRGVRVGDPIEYTRDLLVAELGPGLLGQIYDGLQNPLPELARECGLFLKRGVYLPSLDRTRTWTFTPVAKVGDTLAAGDVLGTVPEGIFTHKIFVPFNFIGKAEVTYISGQADCTVDNVVARLKDPAGAVRELTLKQEWPIKIALRQYEERLPPVEPLVTGCRIIDTFYPVAKGGTACIPGPFGSGKTVLQQIISRYADVDVIIVAACGERAGEVVETLREFPHLPDPYTGKTLMERTIIICNTSSMPVAAREASIYTAMTLGEYYRQMGLDVLILADSTSRWAQALREMSGRLEEIPGEEAFPAYLQSRIADFYERAALVRLADGSQGSVSVIGTVSPAGGNFEEPVTQGTLAVVGAFLGLTWARSNARRFPAIDPLISWSKYLEQMRLTLDKMDPAWIPKVREAQELIHNGNEIKKRMDVVGEEGTSLGDFILFLKMEFLDGVYLQQNAFDTVDAFNTMERQVYVFTKVNEVLKKEIEAKDKEDARNLFFKLTALFRNWNSSEWESVKFKEFEQEINAFLES, encoded by the coding sequence ATGTCGTTTGCTACCGGAAGGGTCGTGGCGGGATACGGAAACATGATTGCCGCCTCTTTCGACACGAGTGTTCGCCAGAACGAGGTCGCGTACGTCATCTCGCAGGACGCCAGGCTCAAGAGCGAGGTCATCCGCGTTCGTGAGGGTGTTTGCTACATGCAGGTTTTCGAAGACACCCGAGGCGTGCGAGTGGGAGATCCGATCGAATACACCCGGGACCTTCTCGTCGCAGAACTCGGCCCGGGGCTGCTCGGGCAGATTTACGACGGGCTCCAGAACCCTCTCCCCGAATTGGCCCGAGAATGCGGCCTATTTCTGAAGCGTGGGGTGTACCTGCCCAGCCTCGACAGAACCCGAACGTGGACCTTCACACCCGTCGCCAAAGTCGGAGATACGCTGGCCGCCGGCGATGTCCTCGGAACCGTCCCCGAGGGCATCTTTACGCATAAGATCTTCGTCCCCTTCAACTTCATCGGCAAAGCGGAAGTCACCTATATTTCCGGCCAGGCCGACTGCACGGTAGACAACGTGGTCGCCCGTTTGAAGGATCCCGCCGGGGCGGTGCGCGAACTCACGCTGAAGCAGGAGTGGCCGATCAAAATCGCGCTGCGGCAGTACGAGGAGAGACTGCCCCCTGTCGAGCCGCTCGTGACAGGCTGCCGGATCATCGATACGTTCTATCCCGTCGCGAAGGGCGGAACGGCCTGCATCCCCGGCCCGTTCGGCTCAGGCAAGACGGTCCTGCAGCAGATTATTTCGCGCTATGCGGATGTCGACGTCATCATTGTCGCCGCCTGTGGAGAACGCGCCGGTGAGGTCGTCGAAACGCTCCGGGAATTTCCTCACTTGCCCGACCCGTACACGGGCAAAACGCTGATGGAAAGAACCATCATCATCTGCAACACCTCTTCCATGCCCGTAGCCGCCCGCGAGGCCTCCATCTACACCGCGATGACGCTCGGCGAGTACTACCGCCAGATGGGCCTGGACGTCCTGATCCTTGCGGATTCGACCTCCCGCTGGGCCCAGGCCCTGCGCGAGATGAGCGGCCGTCTGGAGGAGATCCCGGGAGAGGAAGCCTTCCCTGCCTACCTCCAATCCCGGATCGCCGATTTCTATGAACGCGCGGCGCTCGTCCGCCTCGCCGACGGTTCCCAGGGATCGGTCAGCGTCATTGGAACGGTGTCTCCCGCAGGTGGAAACTTCGAGGAGCCCGTCACGCAAGGAACCCTCGCCGTCGTGGGCGCCTTTCTGGGCCTCACATGGGCCAGGTCCAACGCCCGCCGCTTCCCGGCGATCGATCCGCTGATCTCATGGTCCAAGTACCTGGAACAGATGCGGCTCACCCTGGACAAAATGGACCCGGCCTGGATCCCCAAGGTCAGGGAGGCCCAGGAACTCATCCACAATGGGAACGAGATCAAGAAGCGTATGGACGTTGTCGGTGAAGAAGGGACGTCCCTGGGGGACTTCATCCTGTTCCTCAAGATGGAATTCCTCGACGGTGTCTACCTGCAGCAGAATGCGTTCGACACGGTCGATGCGTTCAACACCATGGAGCGGCAGGTTTATGTCTTTACCAAGGTCAACGAGGTCCTGAAGAAGGAAATCGAAGCAAAGGACAAAGAGGATGCGAGAAACCTCTTTTTCAAGTTGACCGCCCTTTTCAGAAACTGGAACTCCTCCGAATGGGAAAGCGTAAAATTCAAAGAGTTCGAGCAGGAGATCAATGCCTTCTTGGAGAGTTGA
- a CDS encoding V-type ATP synthase subunit B has translation MREIITRIREITGNIATLNASGVSLGELAVIESPGKKTLGQVIRISGEAATLQVFGGTKGLSTDDKVLFLGHPMQVRYGDSMLGRIFSGGGVPIDGGPEPVEEEIPIGGPSFNPANRIIPTQMIRTNIPMIDVFNSLVVSQKLPIFSIPGEPYNQLLARVGMQAEADVIILGGMGLKFDDFTFFRRTFEESGVMNRVIMFIHLASDPVVECLLVPDMALAAAERFAEAGRRVLVLLTDMTNFADSLKEISISMEQIPSNRGYPGDLYSQLASRYEKAVDMEGLGDITILAVTTMPGDDVTHPVPDNTGYITEGQFYLHNGVIDPFGSLSRLKQNVVSKVTREDHNDIMNTMIRLYSDSRESRNKIAMGFKLSRWDETLLAYGKDFETELMDLNVNIPIEQALDLCWEILGRHFEPVQTGLKDQLIQKHWRAAVNVEKAA, from the coding sequence GTGAGAGAAATCATTACCAGGATTCGGGAAATCACGGGGAACATCGCCACGCTGAACGCCAGCGGCGTGAGCCTCGGAGAACTGGCTGTCATCGAATCCCCCGGGAAGAAGACCCTGGGTCAGGTCATCCGGATCTCCGGTGAAGCAGCGACCTTGCAGGTCTTCGGGGGGACCAAGGGGCTTTCGACGGATGACAAGGTCCTTTTTCTGGGGCATCCCATGCAAGTCCGCTACGGCGACTCCATGCTGGGGCGGATTTTCAGCGGCGGCGGCGTTCCCATCGACGGCGGGCCCGAACCGGTCGAGGAGGAGATCCCCATCGGCGGACCTTCCTTCAACCCGGCCAACCGGATCATCCCGACCCAGATGATCCGGACGAACATCCCCATGATCGATGTATTCAACTCCCTGGTGGTGAGCCAGAAGCTGCCGATCTTCAGCATCCCCGGGGAGCCCTACAATCAGCTTCTGGCCCGGGTCGGGATGCAGGCGGAAGCCGATGTCATCATCCTGGGGGGCATGGGGCTCAAGTTCGACGATTTTACCTTCTTCAGGCGCACCTTCGAGGAGAGCGGCGTCATGAACCGTGTGATCATGTTCATCCACCTCGCCTCGGACCCCGTCGTGGAATGCCTGCTCGTGCCCGACATGGCCCTGGCCGCAGCCGAGCGGTTTGCGGAGGCGGGAAGGCGCGTCCTGGTCCTTTTGACGGACATGACGAACTTTGCGGACTCGCTCAAGGAGATCTCCATCTCGATGGAGCAGATCCCGAGCAACCGCGGCTACCCGGGCGATCTCTACTCGCAGCTGGCCTCCCGCTACGAAAAGGCGGTGGACATGGAGGGGCTCGGCGACATCACGATCCTGGCCGTCACCACCATGCCCGGGGACGACGTGACCCACCCCGTTCCGGACAACACGGGCTATATCACGGAGGGGCAGTTCTATCTCCACAACGGCGTCATCGATCCGTTCGGTTCGCTGAGCCGCCTGAAGCAGAACGTCGTTTCGAAGGTGACCCGGGAAGACCACAACGACATCATGAACACCATGATCCGGCTCTACTCCGATTCCCGCGAATCGCGGAACAAGATCGCGATGGGGTTCAAGCTCTCCAGATGGGACGAGACGCTTCTGGCCTACGGCAAGGATTTCGAAACCGAACTGATGGACCTCAACGTCAATATACCGATCGAACAGGCCCTGGACCTTTGCTGGGAGATCCTCGGGAGGCATTTCGAACCGGTGCAGACCGGTTTGAAGGACCAGCTCATCCAGAAGCACTGGCGGGCCGCGGTAAACGTGGAGAAGGCCGCCTGA
- a CDS encoding V-type ATP synthase subunit D: protein MAEKLKYNKTALKAQRDAMAKYRKFLPILQLKKMQLQIVIRQMEPVIEEKRRMLRETADRVSAWSRYFTDPSVDIGDFLDIEEIVIHRDNIAGVDVPEFQAVVFKERPYSLFATPFWLDTAIQVMRHLATLREELRLLLEKERLIQDELRITTQRCNLFEKKLIPELKENIRRIKIFLGDEETAAVGRAKLAKEKIQQNEAR from the coding sequence ATGGCGGAGAAACTCAAATACAATAAGACCGCGCTCAAGGCCCAGCGCGACGCGATGGCGAAGTATCGGAAATTCCTGCCCATCCTCCAGTTGAAGAAGATGCAGCTGCAGATCGTCATCCGGCAGATGGAGCCGGTGATCGAAGAAAAGCGGAGGATGCTCAGGGAGACAGCCGACCGCGTCTCGGCCTGGAGCCGCTACTTCACCGACCCTTCGGTGGACATCGGGGATTTTCTCGACATCGAGGAGATCGTCATCCACAGGGACAACATCGCCGGCGTGGATGTTCCCGAGTTCCAGGCAGTGGTGTTCAAAGAACGGCCGTATTCGTTGTTCGCAACCCCCTTCTGGCTGGATACCGCCATCCAGGTCATGCGGCACCTGGCCACCCTTCGGGAAGAGCTTCGCCTCCTTCTCGAGAAAGAGCGGCTCATCCAGGATGAACTGCGGATCACGACGCAGCGGTGCAACCTCTTCGAAAAGAAGCTGATCCCTGAACTGAAAGAGAACATCCGGCGAATCAAGATCTTCCTAGGCGACGAAGAGACCGCCGCCGTGGGGCGGGCCAAGCTCGCCAAGGAGAAGATCCAGCAGAACGAGGCGCGTTAG